One stretch of Desulfobacterales bacterium DNA includes these proteins:
- a CDS encoding CTP synthase: MTIKTIFITGGVLSSLGKGLAAASIATLLESRGLKVTNQKLDPYINVDPGTMNPFQHGEVFVTDDGAETDLDLGHYERFSNTRMSRGNNLTTGQVYFSVISKERKGEYLGGTVQVIPHITNEIKDFIRKTAEGFDVSIVEIGGTVGDIESLPFLEAIRQLKNEAGKSNVIFIHLTWVPYIKTAGEVKTKPTQHSVKVLREIGIQPDILLCRTENFLTDQIKAKISLFCNVGVDAVFTAKDVECIYEVPLVYHKEGVDEKIVEFLNLHTPEPRLGEWETLVNKIMHPAHDVCIAIVGKYVDLTDSYKSLNEALAHGGIPNDCKVALRFIDSEQIECEGILHQLDEVDGILVPGGFGKRGIEGMIQSIGYARANNIPFFGICLGMQMAVVEFARSTCGMKDANSFEFDRDTLHPVIDLLPEQKTITDKGATMRLGAYPCVVENDSKAWQAYQSKTISERHRHRYEFNNAYKDVLVEKGLRITGTSPDGRLVEMVELDDHAWFLGCQFHPEFKSRPRSPHPLFTKFIEAALTYKLRILK; the protein is encoded by the coding sequence ATGACGATAAAAACAATCTTCATCACCGGCGGGGTTTTGTCTTCCCTCGGAAAAGGACTTGCAGCCGCTTCAATTGCGACACTTCTTGAAAGCCGCGGGTTAAAAGTAACCAACCAGAAACTCGATCCCTATATTAATGTCGATCCAGGCACCATGAATCCCTTTCAACATGGTGAGGTATTTGTAACAGATGACGGTGCGGAAACAGATCTGGATCTCGGTCATTATGAACGGTTCAGCAATACCCGGATGAGCCGGGGAAACAATCTGACGACCGGGCAGGTCTATTTTTCAGTAATTTCCAAGGAACGCAAAGGGGAATACCTTGGCGGCACTGTCCAGGTCATCCCGCATATCACCAATGAAATAAAGGACTTTATCAGAAAAACCGCTGAGGGTTTTGACGTATCGATTGTTGAAATCGGAGGAACGGTAGGAGATATCGAAAGCCTTCCCTTTCTGGAGGCCATCCGGCAGCTGAAAAATGAAGCCGGAAAATCCAATGTCATCTTCATCCATCTGACCTGGGTGCCCTATATCAAAACAGCGGGTGAAGTCAAAACCAAACCTACTCAACACAGCGTGAAAGTGCTGCGTGAAATCGGAATCCAGCCTGATATACTTCTGTGCCGGACAGAAAATTTCCTCACGGATCAAATCAAAGCAAAAATTTCTCTTTTCTGCAATGTCGGGGTAGATGCCGTATTTACCGCAAAGGATGTGGAGTGTATCTATGAAGTTCCTTTGGTTTATCATAAAGAAGGGGTGGATGAAAAAATCGTTGAATTTCTCAATCTTCATACCCCTGAGCCCCGTTTGGGCGAATGGGAAACTCTGGTTAACAAAATCATGCACCCGGCCCATGACGTGTGTATCGCTATCGTCGGCAAATATGTCGATCTGACCGATTCCTACAAAAGCCTGAATGAAGCGCTGGCTCACGGCGGAATCCCCAACGACTGCAAAGTCGCGCTGAGATTTATCGATTCAGAACAAATCGAGTGCGAAGGCATACTTCACCAGCTGGACGAGGTTGACGGCATCCTGGTTCCCGGCGGATTCGGCAAAAGAGGCATTGAAGGCATGATTCAGTCTATCGGCTATGCCCGGGCCAACAATATTCCATTTTTCGGGATCTGTCTGGGCATGCAGATGGCGGTCGTTGAATTTGCCAGAAGCACATGCGGCATGAAAGATGCCAACAGTTTTGAATTTGACAGAGATACCCTCCACCCGGTCATCGATCTTCTCCCCGAGCAGAAAACCATTACCGACAAGGGAGCGACCATGCGATTAGGGGCCTATCCCTGCGTTGTGGAAAATGACAGCAAGGCCTGGCAGGCCTATCAATCCAAAACCATCAGCGAACGTCACCGTCACCGGTATGAATTTAATAACGCCTACAAAGATGTCTTGGTGGAAAAAGGTCTTCGGATCACCGGCACCTCTCCGGACGGTCGATTAGTGGAAATGGTCGAGCTCGATGATCATGCCTGGTTTCTCGGCTGCCAGTTCCATCCCGAATTCAAGTCAAGGCCCCGGTCCCCCCACCCGCTGTTTACGAAATTTATCGAGGCAGCACTGACATATAAACTACGGATTTTGAAATAA
- the nifA gene encoding nif-specific transcriptional activator NifA, translating into MKLLYVNKKLNVHREVRELSLLWEVSQTLTRSIDLREVVGQVLNALAEEMGMSHGTLTLLNRKTGEIFIDVAHGLSENEMKKGRYKIGEGVTGKVVETGEPLVIPHVSDEPLFLNKTGSRKDLKKKDISFICVPIKIGNEVIGTLSADRLFDESVSQEEDLRLLSIIASMVAQAVQLRREVEEECDLLIRENLRLQNQLKERFHPSNIIGKSKGMQQVYELIAQVSKSSATVLIRGESGTGKELVANALHYNSLRANKPFIKVNCAALPETVLESELFGHEKGAFTGAISRRQGRFELAEGGTIFLDEVGDFPPTVQIKLLRVLQEFEYERIGGSSTNKADVRIIAATNRNLETLIKEEKFREDLYYRLNVFPIYIPPLRERKTDIPLLTDIFVERCAKANHKKISRISTLAIDMFMSYHWPGNVRELENCIERAVLLSNDGVIHGYHLPPSLQTSHYSGTAYHGTMQWALDNLERDLIMDALKTSKGNAAKACKILGITERILGLRISKYQLDPKRFRILKK; encoded by the coding sequence ATGAAACTTTTATACGTTAACAAAAAACTAAATGTTCACAGAGAAGTCAGGGAGCTGTCCCTTCTGTGGGAAGTCAGCCAGACACTGACCCGGTCCATTGATCTAAGAGAAGTGGTGGGGCAGGTTCTGAACGCTCTTGCCGAGGAAATGGGCATGTCCCATGGAACGTTGACACTGCTGAATCGAAAAACCGGAGAGATATTTATCGATGTTGCCCATGGCCTTTCCGAAAATGAAATGAAAAAAGGCCGCTATAAAATCGGGGAAGGGGTGACCGGAAAAGTTGTAGAAACCGGAGAGCCTCTCGTTATCCCCCATGTATCCGATGAGCCTTTATTTCTGAACAAAACCGGTTCACGAAAGGACCTTAAGAAAAAAGATATCTCCTTTATCTGCGTTCCCATCAAAATTGGTAATGAAGTCATCGGAACGCTTAGTGCTGACCGGCTGTTTGACGAATCCGTTTCTCAGGAAGAAGATCTGCGCCTGCTGTCAATTATCGCATCCATGGTAGCGCAGGCAGTTCAGCTCAGGCGTGAAGTTGAAGAAGAATGCGATTTATTGATCCGGGAGAATTTACGTCTCCAGAACCAGTTGAAAGAGCGCTTCCATCCTTCCAATATCATTGGTAAATCCAAAGGAATGCAGCAGGTATACGAACTTATCGCCCAGGTGAGTAAAAGCAGTGCCACGGTTTTGATTCGGGGTGAAAGTGGTACCGGAAAAGAACTGGTTGCCAATGCCCTCCATTATAACAGCTTGAGAGCCAATAAACCTTTTATCAAGGTAAATTGCGCTGCCCTGCCCGAAACCGTGCTGGAAAGTGAGCTGTTCGGCCATGAAAAGGGGGCATTCACCGGCGCCATTTCCCGACGACAAGGCCGGTTTGAACTGGCTGAAGGCGGCACAATTTTTCTGGACGAAGTAGGAGACTTTCCCCCCACCGTACAGATTAAACTGCTCAGGGTCCTTCAGGAATTTGAATATGAACGGATTGGAGGCAGTTCAACGAATAAAGCGGATGTCCGTATCATCGCCGCAACCAACAGAAACCTGGAAACCCTTATAAAAGAGGAAAAATTCAGGGAAGATCTATATTACCGTTTAAATGTATTTCCGATTTACATTCCCCCGTTAAGGGAGCGTAAAACAGATATCCCGCTGCTGACAGATATCTTTGTCGAACGGTGCGCAAAAGCGAATCACAAGAAAATATCAAGGATATCCACCCTGGCCATAGACATGTTTATGAGCTACCACTGGCCGGGCAACGTCAGGGAACTGGAAAACTGCATTGAACGTGCGGTCCTCCTCAGTAATGACGGAGTCATTCACGGGTATCATCTGCCGCCTTCTTTACAGACCTCTCACTACAGTGGAACGGCCTACCACGGAACCATGCAGTGGGCACTGGATAATCTGGAACGGGATTTGATCATGGATGCGCTTAAAACCTCAAAGGGAAATGCCGCAAAAGCGTGCAAAATTCTTGGAATTACGGAGAGAATCCTTGGCCTGCGCATATCAAAATACCAACTTGATCCAAAACGATTTCGTATTTTAAAAAAATAA